Within Rhododendron vialii isolate Sample 1 chromosome 12a, ASM3025357v1, the genomic segment GTGTCCGAAGTTGTGTACCTGGGCTTTAATAGTACAGGACATGATACGAAGAGTCAAAATTGGTGGAAGTCCCTAAAGAAGTACTCATCATTCAACCTGAACACACAACCCTTCAAATGATTTGGCTCAATTTAGTTAATCAACACCAGACATGTGGAGTAACCAAAACCCATAATGCTAAACTCATCATTCAACCGTACGACAGTGGTCTAAGGTTGAACTTTGCCAACCCAACACATCACCCCTTTCGGTAAGTTAAAAGTGCATTTCTATCTCTAGTcgagagattaaattatttatatcaTCGTTTTTAGTCTTAGTGAGTGTACTCTTTCATAGCAGTGCTACGGTCTCATAATTAAGAGTTCAAATTCACTTAAAAGATGATCTGAACCCTTAAAAAGAGATTTTCCTTTTCAAGATACTTTatgagtaaatttttttgggtacttagTATTAATGTTTAGACTTACTAAAAGATCATGATCCCCTTAGTTCTATGGCTGCGGACCATtatattttattctaaatttcAAGAGAGTTTCTGGTTCAAatgttttcattccatctcaagtCTTAAAATCACGGGAATGACTAAGATATTACCCATTGTCTAGGGAGAGACAGTAATGCCCCATtgtctgataaaaaaaaatgaacataaaaaaaataaaaaatgttatgCTTTTTAGTGATAAATGTTATGCCATTATGAAAATGATACGCCATAATTTTTACatagatatttcaaaaaatgttcATGTAAAAGCCaaaatttcttactttttcgatttatcttgacgagaggaatcaataatctaaaaaatttaggcgcaaaactaataaactcaaaaaaaattatataagaacaaaacaaaaaaaagcaaaaatttcCGAAAAAGCCCTTAGTAGAACTTAGCCTAACTCATACCTGTCCCACATGGTGAGTTGCCTGGCCCGCAGCGTGGGCTTTAGACAGAGAAAGTTTGAGATAATTCTCTATAGTGATAATGGAGGGCCGACAGCATGGGCCTACCATAAAAAGCCCACCCCAAACACCTCCCAACACACGTGTCAATGTAATTATATATGTCTCCCATACTTtcgtgttttgttttgttttaattttttaatataagaGAATTAAGCCAAGTGGCTTTCATGAAAAGTCTGCCGGCACTTGCAGTGATTTTCATCCGAAATTAAGAGGCTACGAAATCATGACACATCCATCAAACGAAAGATAAACAAAttgcatacaaaaaaaaaaaacttatgtcTAATATGTAAACAAGAGTCTCGAACTCTCTTCTCATGTTGTAAAAATTTAGATCAAAACAAGTTCGGCAATAGTGGAGGCTGAGATAAAAACACCCAAGTCTCCTAGCTAGCCAGGGAAGGCATAAATTTAAAGCAAAGATCACCGTAAGCACCGATGGATATATAATAACTTCTCCCGACAACAAAGCTCAATGAAAAAAACGTATTCATTTAGTCGACCTCAATGTCTAAGACTTAGAACTTGATTTGTTTTCTTATCAATGGAAACAGTCTCAAAGATAGATGTGTTTCTATCTTTTCCAGAATTCCTCCCTTTCGTTATCAATTAGTAACtggattattttcttttcctctcctATATTTGGGTCTACAATCTCGGATGGTGCTGTGTACCTCCGAGACGTCGGATCGTACATTCGAtgactcggatctcatctcggcaatgaacggctcttgatcgttggttgccgagataaGATCTGAGCCGTCAAATGCACAATCCGACAGCTCAGAGGTGTGCAACACGATGCTGCGTACACCACTGCACAGTACCAACCCGAAGTCCCCTGGAATGGAATTGTCCTCTTGACCAAAACACAGTAAACACTCCTTCGCACGACAAAGATATATACCTAGCGTACAAGTATAGGTTGAACTCACATGTGGGTCTATTGGTCATTTAACAGGAGGTTGAACTTACTAGTAGACAAACAACGGAGTAACTTTTCTTGGGATGGTCTAAGCGGAAAAGCCAAACACAGCCTTCGTTTTGCATGAAACgatgggtatttttgggttttgtccATTGGAAGGTATTTTTTGGGGCTCTTGGGCTTTCGATGGATTCTGTGTATAAAAGAGCCAAAGTTCTGCCACCCCAATATCCCTCCCCTCACCAGTCACCACCAATATTTTTCCCCCTTCAATGGAAAATGATCAGAAGGAATTGCAACTACTTCCCACATCTTCATCATCTCTCAAATCCAGATCTACCGGGGCCCATCGAAGTCGCTCGTTCGATCGGCCACCACCAGTAGACCTTCAATTGTCAATGAGTTCGAGGCCAATTAGGCCACCATCGGATCGCGGTCAATCGAGGTACCAAGCGGCGGAGTGTGACAGTGGTGTGGAGGCGACGAGGTGGCAGGCGGCAGAGCAGATCCGGATGGCGGGGGTGGAGAAGGCGTACGCGGAGCGAGTGAGGGAGATGACGAGGAGGGAGATGGAGCTGGCTCAGTCGGAGTTCGCGCGTGCAAGGCACGTTTGGGAGAGTGCCCGAGAGGAAGTTGAAAGGGCTGAGAGGATGAAGGAGAGGGCGATTCAAAGGGTGGATGGTTCTTCAACGTGCATGGAGATCACTTGCCACTCTTGTAGCCAAAAGTTTCGTCCTaattaaatgaataattaatgtTCATAGCGTTTGAGTTGATGAAATGTGTAAGTTAGGGACTGATTTGGAATTAATCAGGAAATCTCGAaggaaataattttcacaccCAACTATTTAGCgaatgctcttttttttttttttttaacgctgtgtttgaaatttgaggAAACTGCGaaacaagaaaggaaaagaaaatggacaaaaacaTGGGGATTTTTTTATTGTACgccaaatttgaatttaatatttctctatttttctctccaaatcaaaCATTAGAagagaattttcttttcttttcttttcttttcttttcttttcttttcttttttcatactatattccaaacaaaaccttaatcttttataaattacaaaaaaactcTTAGATAAAGAGTGCAAGCATTAAAAATTGGACTTTTATGTAACTTCACTtcctaaaagataaaaaaaacaactatgTACGtgaagtgtaaaaatcaattctctATTTCAAAATATATGGGAAGAGAAAGGAAGAATTATGGGTGCTTTAGCATCGTTATCATCCATTTGTGGTGgaattttcaattaaaaaacagAAGATTAATAACGAGATGGATGGTGAGAAACTAAAAACTATGTTATGATCATCGGAATTAATTTTGAGTGGACAAGAGAATTTCATCACTACTTTGGTGAAAATTCAGTAGTCTAATAATTGAGACTAAGGTTGTCAATATATATCGTACCGACTAGACtgccgatttttttttctacgTTATGTACTAGTATTGGTGATATATTAGGTTTAACTGTTTTAGATTTATTGTTGACATTGTAATGTTCCTACATCGAAATTTTTTcatctattttaaaaaaaaatttgaacaatagTCTGGTAGCAATCGGTACTGATCGGTATTTGAGTCAAAATGGTGTTACAATTCTAGGGAATTTGCTCAGACACAATATGCACCGGCGTGTGTGGTACGAAATTCAGAATCCATGCGTGAGATCATTCTATCGTCTGCGGTGTACTTTCAAGTAAATTTATGGATCTTATTCTTCCCAGATCTATTTCCTCTGTCTCTCCTcatcccaccactctctctcctctttgtGTTTCtctaaaattcggaccgtcaaAAACATTTTTGTACGGTCTAGATCACCGACGGGTACCACGTGTGTGGTACTGACACCCCAAAATTTCTCGATTGATATGGAATTAATCTCatgttatctctctctctctttttttttttcttttccctgagAACAACACTAGCTAGTCGGGGCATGCATATATGGCAATTTTATCACGAGCCAAATCTGACAGTTAAAAAATGCATGTCCATCGATCTGATCTGAGAACATTCATCATGTGCACAAGAAAACAAACCATTCACCAAAACTCCAATGGGATAAAAAAACTGAAGATCTTCTCAGTTTAGTACTGTTCAAACTTTAGAAATGAAACATCCATGTCCATCTGGTTCGAGTACGTACAGTTCCCATCCCCACAATTGTATGTATATATTCCTATCTATCTGCAAAAGTGTCTAGCTAGATCGAAATAACATGATAGCACTTCACTGATTTTGAT encodes:
- the LOC131311137 gene encoding zinc finger protein SHOOT GRAVITROPISM 5-like; this encodes MENDQKELQLLPTSSSSLKSRSTGAHRSRSFDRPPPVDLQLSMSSRPIRPPSDRGQSRYQAAECDSGVEATRWQAAEQIRMAGVEKAYAERVREMTRREMELAQSEFARARHVWESAREEVERAERMKERAIQRVDGSSTCMEITCHSCSQKFRPN